CTCGGTGACGCCGTCGGTGAAGGCCAGGAGGAGATCTCCCCGACGCAGGACGACCTCCCCCTCGGAGAAGGCCATGCCCTCCATGGCCCCCACGAGAGGTCCCTTGAGGGAGGGCAGCGGTCTCGCACTTCCCTCCGTCCCGATCAGCAGGGGAGGCGGATGGCCGCCCAGGGCGTAGCGGAGAAGCCCCGTCCTGATGTCGACGACGGAGAAGAAGAGGGTGACGAACATGGAGGCGTCGTTGCCCTCGGCCAATTCGTCATTGAGGCGCGCCATGAGGCGGGAGGGAGAGGATTCCTCCCGCGAGAGGGCCTTGATGAAGGTCCTGGTGACGGCCATGAAGAGGGCGGCGGGGACGCCCTTGCCCGAGACGTCGCCGACGACGAGGCAGAGGTGGTCCTCGTCGGTCATGAAGAAGTCGTAGAAGTCGCCCCCCACCTCTTTCGCCGGTTCGAGAAGGGCGTGGAGGCAGAACTCGTTCCGCTCGGGGAAGGGGGGGAAGGTCTTGGGGACGAGGCTCATCTGGATGGCCCTGCCGATGCGCAGTTCGCTTTCGATGCGCTCCCGGGCCGCCGCCGTCCGGGCCAGCTCGGCCATGTAGCCGGCGATCTCCTCCCGCATGGCCGAGAAGGAGGCCGTCAGGCGCGACACCTCGTCGTCGCCCGACGGAGGGGGAAGGGGCGCCGTGGCGTCTCCCGAACCCATGGCCTGGACGGCGTCGTCCAGGGTCCGGAGGGGGCCCGTGATGGAGCGGGCCAGGGCCCAGACGAAGGCCAGGAGGAGGGCCAGACCGGCGAGGGCCGCCGTCGCCTGGGCCCGGCTCAGGGTCGCCACGTCCCGGAGCAGTTCGGCCCGGGGGAAGAAGACGGCCAGAGACCACCCCGTATCCCCTACGGTGGAGAAGGCCAGCCAGCCCGGATTCCCGTCGAAGGTGACGGGGGCGAAACCTCCCTCGCCGGCGATCATCCTCCGTCCGAGGCGGGCCAGATCGTCGTCGCCCCAGGCCTCGGCGAGGCTGAAGAGGCTCTCGTTCATGATCCAGTCCCTCCGGGGGTGGGCGATGATCGTTCCCTGGGCGGAGAGGAGGAAGGAGAAGGCCTCGCTTTCCGGCCGGGAGAGGGAATCCATCCTCTCCGTGAGCCAGGACAGGGAGAGGTCGGCCGTCATGACGCCGAGGAAGGTCCCCCTCCCGTCGCGTAAGGGGACGGAGTAGGTGGCCATGAGGGCCTCGCCGCCCCCCTCGTCGTGGTAGGGCTCGCTCCATTGGGGGCGGCCGGAATGTTTGGGAAGGAGGTACCAGTCCCAGGTCTCGAAGTGGTAGCTCTCCGTGGCCAGGCTCGTGACGGTCAGGCCGTCTCTGTCCCGGAAGACGTAGGGGGCGAAGGGCCCCCTCTCCGGAGTCCCCTCCTCGAGGACGAGGGCCGAGCCGAAAAGCTCGGCGTTGCGATCGACCGTCCGCCGGAGGAGGTCGACGAGCTCGTCGGGAGAAAAGGAGCGATGGTCTCCGACGATATCGGCCGCCGTCTCGGCCGTCCGCTCCAGGGCCTCGGTGACGACGGCCATGCGACAGGCCGCGGCCTGGGCCGTTTCGACGGCCTTGGCCTCCAGCTCCCGCTCCAGGAGGGTGCGGGCCCGGAGGAAGCCCAGGCCCACGACGAGGGCCAGGACGAGGCCCGAGCCCACGAAGCCCCAGAGGACGAGTCTGCCGGCCAGGCTTCCGCGCAGTTTCAGGGCCGTTCACCTCCCCGGAAGAGGGAGAAGGGAAGAGGCCTTGCGATGAGCCCCACCCGTTCGAGGGTCCGGGCGGTCCTCTCGTAGGCCTCGCGGCTCAGGACTCCCGGCTCGGCCAGGATGGAGGGGAGGATCCGCTCCAGCATCCAGCGCTGATGAACCCGGTTGGTGGGGACGTGGGCACGCCGGGCGTAGGCCATGACGATGTCCAGCGCCTCGTCGACGTTCTCCGCGGCGTAGCGCCACCCCTCCAGCGTCGCCTCGACGAAGTCGCCGCAGGCCTCGGGGTGGGTCTCGGCGAAGGGGGCGAGGGCGTAGAGGCCGTCCTCGGGGAAGCTGTAGCCCTTCTCGGCCAGGTCGATGACGGTCAGCTCCTCGGCGTCGACGCCAGAGAGGAGGAGGCGGTGAAGTTCGTTGTAGCTCATGGCGGCGCAGGCATCGACGAGGCCCCGCCGGAAAAGGGTGATCGAATCGTACTGAGGGATGAGCTTGGGGGTGACGGCGCCGTCCTCGAAGAGGGCCAGGTAGCCGCCCCGGAAGTCGTCGCCCCAGAGGGTCACCTTCCGCCCGTTCAGGTCGTCGATTCCGTCGACGCCCCGATCTCGCCAGGCCAGCAGGACCTGATGGGAACGGCCGACGATCTGGCCCAGATGGACGAGGGGCACGCCCCGGTCGCGATAGAGGAGGGCCGCCGAGAGGAAGAAGGTCCCCACGTCGGCCTCCCCCGCGAGAAGGGCCCTGACCGGTTCCCGGTTGGGCCCTCCGCGGATGATGAAGACGTCGAGGCCTCGGCGGAGGTAGAAACCCTTTTCGAAGGCGACGTAGTAACCGGCGAACTGGGCCTGGGGAACCCACTGGAGGGCCAGGCGGATCGTCGTGAAGGCCCGGGCCGGAACGGCGAGGCCCATGAGTCCGACGAGAAGGGCCAGGGCCGGCCCGCGCTGGAGCAAGGCCCTCAGCACTCCCTGTTGAGGACGAGGGAGAGGATGTTGCGCCCCCCCTCCCGGCGGTAGTGGACCTCGTCGGTGACGCGGCGGATGAGCAGGACGCCCAGCCCGCCGACGGCCCGGTCCTCGAGGCCCGAGGAGAGGTCCGGAGGGGGGGCCTCCTCGAGAGGGTCGAAGGGAATGCCCTCGTCGACGAGTTCGACGGCGAAGCGCCGATCGTCCAGGAGAAGGCGGATCGTCACGTCGCGGGGGGGCTCTCTGTAGGCGTAGGTGCAGATGTTGACGAGGGCCTCCTCGAGGGCCAGCTCCAGATGGGGGAGGCGGCGGGCCGCCACGGAGGACGCCTCGGCCTGGGCGGAGACGAAGGCCGTGATCTCCTCGATCCGGCTCGGATCGGCCTCGAAGGTCCGCTCTTCGACGAGGCTCATCGGCGGAGGATCTCCAGCCCCTCGTCTCGCGTGACGGCGACGGGGATGAAGGCGTCGAAGCCCGAGATGGCGAAGACCTCGGCCACCATGCCGGTCATGGCGCAGACGGCGACGGCGCCTCCGACCGCCCGGGCCCGCTTGGCCAGGGCCAGAATGCCCCGCAGGCCGGCGCTGCTGATGTATTCCAGATCGGCGAAATCGAGAAGGATCCTGCGGTCTCCGCCGTCGACCCAGGCGAGGCTCTCCTTTTCGAAGGCGGCCGTCGTCATGGCGTCGAGGCGGCCCGAGACGACGACGAGGGCGATGGTGTCCTGAAGGGTACGAAGGAGCTTCACGCAAATTCCTCCTTGTTCTTTCGCGACGGCGAAGGCCGGATAGGACGAAAGCGAGGGAATCGTTTCCCTGAAGTCGTTTCTTTAAGATACTACAGCAAAGCGCGCGGCGCCGAAAGGCGGCCGGGGAAAATGAAAGGAGAAAGAGATCTCGACGGTCGAGGCGTCTGTCGCTCTTCTCGGGGAAAAGGCGGATTCGGCCTGACCGGGGGGGACTGAAAACGGGCCTCAAGAACAGGAAAATTCCTTCGGACGGCACAAAAGGGTATGGCGCAACGCGCGTCAGGCCGACGACAGACGCTGGGGCCGCCTCTCCCACGTCCCCGGACGCCTCCTTCTCCGAGGGCCCCTTCCCCTCAGAGGTCGCACCCGCCTCTTCCGCCCAGGCTCTGGAGGCCCCAGCCGCGGGGATAGAGCCCGGGGAGGTCCACGGGCAGCTTTCCCCGCGGGACGATCTGCCCGGCCAGAAGGCGGGCCAGGGCTTTCAGCGTCGGGCCGTCATCGCCGTAGGCGGCGACGGCGGCGGCCGTGGCGGGGAGCGCCGTCGCGTCGTAGGGGCCGCCCAGAGAGAGAAGGATCAGCCTTTTTTCGCCCAGGGCCCGGAGGAAACGGGCCAGCTCCGGCTTGCGGTTCACGTCGTAGGCGGCGACGGCCACGAGGGGATGGCCCTCCAGAGCTCGGACGAGAGTGTCCTCTTCCTCGGAGGAGAGCTCCGTCCCGTAGGGGAGGGGGTCGAGGAGGGCGAGGCCTTCCGTCAGAGGCCGAAGCCGTTCGGCCCGGTCCTCGGGATAGAGGAGGGGCAGCGCGCCTCGCAGGGGGAGGGAGCCGTCGTTGCAAAGGAGCGTCAGGGCGCCCTCGGCGATCTCCCGGGC
The DNA window shown above is from Aminithiophilus ramosus and carries:
- a CDS encoding SpoIIE family protein phosphatase, which encodes MGSGLVLALVVGLGFLRARTLLERELEAKAVETAQAAACRMAVVTEALERTAETAADIVGDHRSFSPDELVDLLRRTVDRNAELFGSALVLEEGTPERGPFAPYVFRDRDGLTVTSLATESYHFETWDWYLLPKHSGRPQWSEPYHDEGGGEALMATYSVPLRDGRGTFLGVMTADLSLSWLTERMDSLSRPESEAFSFLLSAQGTIIAHPRRDWIMNESLFSLAEAWGDDDLARLGRRMIAGEGGFAPVTFDGNPGWLAFSTVGDTGWSLAVFFPRAELLRDVATLSRAQATAALAGLALLLAFVWALARSITGPLRTLDDAVQAMGSGDATAPLPPPSGDDEVSRLTASFSAMREEIAGYMAELARTAAARERIESELRIGRAIQMSLVPKTFPPFPERNEFCLHALLEPAKEVGGDFYDFFMTDEDHLCLVVGDVSGKGVPAALFMAVTRTFIKALSREESSPSRLMARLNDELAEGNDASMFVTLFFSVVDIRTGLLRYALGGHPPPLLIGTEGSARPLPSLKGPLVGAMEGMAFSEGEVVLRRGDLLLAFTDGVTEAMNPAEELFGDDRTAATLADLNRASCREIVGGFRRRLEAFADGAEQSDDITLLAFQFRGGEGP
- a CDS encoding ABC transporter substrate-binding protein; the protein is MLRALLQRGPALALLVGLMGLAVPARAFTTIRLALQWVPQAQFAGYYVAFEKGFYLRRGLDVFIIRGGPNREPVRALLAGEADVGTFFLSAALLYRDRGVPLVHLGQIVGRSHQVLLAWRDRGVDGIDDLNGRKVTLWGDDFRGGYLALFEDGAVTPKLIPQYDSITLFRRGLVDACAAMSYNELHRLLLSGVDAEELTVIDLAEKGYSFPEDGLYALAPFAETHPEACGDFVEATLEGWRYAAENVDEALDIVMAYARRAHVPTNRVHQRWMLERILPSILAEPGVLSREAYERTARTLERVGLIARPLPFSLFRGGERP
- a CDS encoding ATP-binding protein, encoding MSLVEERTFEADPSRIEEITAFVSAQAEASSVAARRLPHLELALEEALVNICTYAYREPPRDVTIRLLLDDRRFAVELVDEGIPFDPLEEAPPPDLSSGLEDRAVGGLGVLLIRRVTDEVHYRREGGRNILSLVLNREC
- a CDS encoding STAS domain-containing protein; translated protein: MKLLRTLQDTIALVVVSGRLDAMTTAAFEKESLAWVDGGDRRILLDFADLEYISSAGLRGILALAKRARAVGGAVAVCAMTGMVAEVFAISGFDAFIPVAVTRDEGLEILRR